A window from Streptomyces sp. NBC_00299 encodes these proteins:
- the rfbC gene encoding dTDP-4-dehydrorhamnose 3,5-epimerase codes for MRSLGIEGAWALEPKVYPDDRGSFHEWYRGTEFREATGHDLSLAQANCSVSRRGVLRGVHFSDVPPGQAKYVTCVRGAILDVVVDIRVGSPTFGRWEALRLDDDSRHALFLAEGLGHAFMALTDDATVVYLCSTGYAPEREHGVNPLDPDLAIAWPEDIPPVLSPKDAQAPSLAQAREAGLLPTYEACTARYDRLRTGGGSATS; via the coding sequence ATGCGATCGCTCGGCATCGAAGGCGCCTGGGCGCTGGAGCCCAAGGTCTACCCGGACGACCGAGGCAGTTTCCACGAGTGGTACCGAGGCACGGAGTTCCGCGAGGCGACCGGCCACGACCTGTCATTGGCCCAGGCCAACTGCTCGGTCTCCCGCCGGGGCGTACTGCGGGGCGTGCACTTCTCGGACGTGCCACCCGGTCAGGCCAAGTACGTCACCTGTGTGCGCGGCGCCATCCTCGACGTGGTCGTCGACATCCGCGTCGGCTCCCCCACGTTCGGGCGCTGGGAGGCCCTGCGCCTCGACGACGACAGCCGACACGCCCTGTTCCTCGCGGAGGGCCTCGGCCACGCCTTCATGGCGCTCACCGACGACGCCACGGTGGTCTACCTGTGCTCGACCGGCTACGCGCCCGAGCGCGAACACGGGGTGAACCCGCTGGACCCGGACCTGGCCATCGCCTGGCCCGAGGACATCCCACCCGTGCTGTCCCCCAAGGACGCGCAGGCGCCGTCCCTGGCACAGGCGCGAGAGGCGGGCCTGCTCCCGACGTACGAGGCCTGCACCGCCCGCTACGACCGGCTCCGCACGGGAGGCGGTTCGGCAACGTCCTGA
- a CDS encoding class I SAM-dependent methyltransferase, with translation MKRHEFLRELHKVSGNRNYLEIGVNDGRSLRLSRVPTIAVDPAFKVVTEFRCDVHLVKATSDDFFARDNPLVHLRGGRHPVRNLRRGRKPFGYWRRTVLDLSFIDGMHLFEYALRDFMNIERHSDWTSVIVFDDMLPRNVDEAARDRHTGAWTGDVYKIAEILRRYRPDLVTVLVDTQPTGQLVVFGADPRNTVLRDRYDEIVAEYEVPDPQKVPEAILDRASAVAPEALLGAGFWRSLARARRLGVRRGRAWVPLRAQIAGVASGG, from the coding sequence GTGAAACGCCATGAGTTCCTGCGGGAACTGCACAAGGTCAGCGGCAACCGCAACTACCTGGAGATCGGCGTCAACGACGGCCGCAGCCTCCGGCTGTCCCGCGTGCCCACCATCGCCGTCGACCCCGCCTTCAAGGTCGTCACGGAGTTCCGCTGCGACGTCCACCTGGTCAAGGCCACCAGCGACGACTTCTTCGCCCGCGACAACCCGCTCGTCCACCTCAGGGGCGGCCGTCATCCGGTGCGGAACCTGCGTCGCGGTCGCAAGCCGTTCGGGTACTGGCGGCGTACCGTCCTCGATCTGTCGTTCATCGACGGCATGCACCTGTTCGAGTACGCGCTGCGGGACTTCATGAACATCGAGCGGCACTCCGACTGGACCAGCGTGATCGTCTTCGACGACATGCTGCCGCGCAACGTCGACGAGGCGGCACGCGACCGGCACACCGGGGCGTGGACCGGCGACGTGTACAAGATCGCCGAGATTCTCCGGCGGTACCGGCCCGATCTGGTGACCGTCCTGGTCGACACCCAGCCCACCGGGCAACTCGTCGTCTTCGGGGCCGATCCCAGGAACACGGTGCTGCGGGACCGGTACGACGAAATCGTCGCCGAGTACGAGGTGCCCGATCCGCAGAAGGTGCCCGAGGCCATCCTGGACCGGGCGTCGGCGGTGGCTCCGGAGGCGCTGCTCGGGGCGGGTTTCTGGCGGTCGCTGGCGCGGGCTCGCAGGCTCGGTGTGCGGCGTGGGCGGGCGTGGGTGCCGTTGCGGGCTCAGATTGCGGGGGTTGCCTCCGGCGGTTGA
- the rfbD gene encoding dTDP-4-dehydrorhamnose reductase: MRWLVTGAGGMLGRDLVEELRTRDEQVTGLGHLALDITAPDAVDRAFAAHHPDVVVNCAAYTAVDDAEQDEEGALRVNGDGPGILARACVAYEARLIQVSTDYVFAGDARTPYAEDAAPDPRTAYGRTKLAGERAVLDELPDASAVVRIAWLYGVHGRNFVRTMTELEARRDTVDVVDDQRGQPTWSADVAATIADLGPRVGRDMTGVLHATNSGEATWYDLAREVFRLLGADPDRVRPVTSEAFARPAPRPAYSVLGHGRRQRLGLARARDWRTALHEALPRIRKETPS; the protein is encoded by the coding sequence ATGAGGTGGCTGGTCACCGGAGCGGGCGGCATGCTCGGCCGCGACCTGGTCGAGGAACTGCGCACCCGCGACGAGCAGGTGACCGGCCTCGGCCACCTCGCCCTCGACATCACCGCCCCCGACGCCGTCGACCGTGCCTTCGCCGCACACCATCCCGACGTGGTCGTCAACTGCGCCGCGTACACGGCCGTCGACGACGCCGAACAGGACGAGGAGGGCGCCCTGCGCGTCAACGGCGACGGCCCAGGCATCCTCGCCCGGGCCTGCGTCGCGTACGAGGCCCGCCTGATCCAGGTCTCCACCGACTACGTCTTCGCCGGCGACGCCCGCACCCCCTATGCCGAGGACGCCGCGCCCGACCCCCGCACCGCCTACGGTCGCACCAAACTGGCAGGTGAGCGGGCCGTGCTGGACGAACTCCCGGACGCGAGCGCAGTCGTGCGCATCGCGTGGCTCTACGGCGTCCACGGCCGCAACTTCGTGCGGACGATGACGGAACTCGAAGCACGCCGGGACACCGTGGACGTCGTGGACGACCAGCGCGGCCAACCGACGTGGAGCGCCGACGTCGCCGCGACGATCGCCGACCTCGGCCCGCGCGTCGGCCGTGACATGACCGGCGTCCTGCACGCCACCAACTCCGGCGAGGCCACCTGGTACGACCTGGCCCGCGAGGTGTTCCGGCTCCTCGGCGCCGACCCCGACCGGGTGCGGCCCGTCACCAGCGAGGCCTTCGCCCGGCCCGCGCCCCGCCCCGCGTACAGCGTCCTCGGGCATGGCCGCCGGCAGCGGCTCGGCCTCGCGCGAGCACGCGACTGGCGCACCGCCCTGCACGAAGCACTGCCCCGGATCCGCAAGGAGACCCCTTCGTGA
- the rfbB gene encoding dTDP-glucose 4,6-dehydratase, which yields MNLLVTGAAGFIGSTYVRTLLARDAPDAPEAPRITVLDKLTYAGTLDNLELDHPRLEFVQGDIRDAELVDKLMAGADQVVHFAAESHVDRSITGAGDFVLTNVLGTQTLLDAALRYAVAPFVHVSTDEVYGSVATGSATEQDLLRPSSPYSASKASSDLLALAYHHTHGLDVRVTRCSNNYGPHQFPEKVVPLFITNLLDGERVPLYGEGLNVRDWLHVDDHCDGVDLVRTKGRPGEVYNIGGGTELSNKDLTALLLRACGADWDRVAHVEDRKGHDLRYSVDWTKARTELGYRPRHDFASGLADTVAWYRDHRAWWEPLKRRVGEEHG from the coding sequence ATGAACCTTCTCGTCACCGGCGCCGCCGGCTTCATCGGCTCGACCTACGTCCGCACGCTGCTCGCCCGCGACGCACCGGACGCGCCCGAGGCACCCCGGATCACGGTGCTGGACAAGCTGACGTACGCCGGCACCCTGGACAACCTCGAACTCGACCACCCCCGGCTGGAGTTCGTGCAGGGCGACATCCGGGACGCCGAACTGGTCGACAAGCTGATGGCCGGGGCCGACCAGGTCGTGCACTTCGCCGCCGAGTCCCACGTGGACCGCTCGATCACCGGCGCCGGCGACTTCGTCCTCACCAACGTGCTCGGCACCCAGACCCTGCTGGACGCGGCCCTGCGCTACGCCGTCGCACCCTTCGTGCACGTGTCGACGGACGAGGTCTACGGCTCGGTGGCGACGGGTTCCGCCACGGAGCAGGACCTCCTGCGGCCCAGCTCGCCGTACTCCGCCTCCAAGGCCTCCTCCGACCTGCTCGCGCTCGCCTACCACCACACCCACGGCCTGGACGTCCGCGTCACCCGCTGCTCGAACAACTACGGCCCGCACCAGTTCCCGGAGAAGGTCGTCCCGCTGTTCATCACCAACCTCCTCGACGGCGAGCGGGTGCCCCTGTACGGCGAGGGCCTCAACGTCCGCGACTGGCTGCACGTCGACGACCACTGCGACGGTGTCGACCTCGTCCGCACCAAGGGCCGCCCCGGCGAGGTCTACAACATCGGTGGCGGCACCGAGTTGAGCAACAAGGACCTCACCGCCCTGCTGCTTCGGGCCTGCGGCGCCGACTGGGACCGGGTGGCGCACGTCGAGGACCGCAAGGGCCACGACCTGCGCTACTCCGTCGACTGGACCAAGGCCCGCACCGAACTCGGCTACCGGCCCCGCCACGACTTCGCGTCGGGCCTGGCCGACACCGTCGCCTGGTACCGCGACCACCGCGCCTGGTGGGAACCCCTCAAGCGCCGCGTCGGCGAGGAGCACGGATGA
- a CDS encoding glucose-1-phosphate thymidylyltransferase, giving the protein MKALVLSGGAGTRLRPITHTSAKQLVPVANKAVLFYGLESIAAAGITEVGVVVGDTAPEIQDAVGDGSKFGLEITYIPQERPLGLAHAVLIARDYLGDDDFVMYLGDNFIVGGIAGLVDEFRTNRPDAQILLTRVPDPRAFGVAELDDTGQVVGLEEKPEHPKSDLALVGVYLFTPLIHDAVRAITPSWRGELEITHAIQHLIDARADVRCTVIKGYWKDTGNVADMLEVNRTVLEGLTRRIDGEVDDASETVGRVVVEEGARIVNSRIVGPAVVGAGTVVEDSYVGPFTSIAQNCRISDSELEFSIVLRDSSIRGVGRIESSLIGRHVEVTPAPSVPSAHRLVLGDHSKVQIHT; this is encoded by the coding sequence ATGAAGGCTCTCGTGCTGTCCGGTGGCGCCGGTACGCGCCTGAGGCCGATCACGCACACTTCGGCCAAACAGCTCGTGCCGGTGGCGAACAAGGCCGTGCTCTTCTACGGGCTGGAGTCCATCGCCGCGGCCGGGATCACCGAGGTCGGTGTGGTCGTCGGTGACACCGCCCCGGAGATCCAGGACGCCGTCGGCGACGGTTCAAAGTTCGGTCTGGAGATCACCTACATTCCCCAGGAACGGCCCCTGGGACTGGCCCACGCCGTGCTCATCGCCCGTGACTACCTGGGCGACGACGACTTCGTGATGTACCTCGGCGACAACTTCATCGTCGGTGGAATCGCCGGCCTCGTCGACGAGTTCCGCACCAACCGCCCCGACGCCCAGATCCTGCTCACCCGCGTCCCGGACCCCCGCGCCTTCGGCGTCGCCGAACTCGACGACACGGGCCAGGTCGTCGGCCTGGAGGAGAAACCCGAACACCCCAAGAGCGACCTCGCCCTGGTCGGCGTCTACCTCTTCACCCCGCTGATCCACGACGCGGTCCGCGCCATCACACCGTCCTGGCGCGGCGAGTTGGAGATCACCCACGCCATCCAGCACCTGATCGACGCCCGCGCCGACGTGCGCTGCACGGTCATCAAGGGCTACTGGAAGGACACCGGGAACGTCGCCGACATGCTGGAGGTGAACCGGACCGTCCTGGAGGGCCTCACGCGCCGTATCGACGGCGAGGTCGACGACGCCTCGGAGACCGTCGGACGCGTGGTCGTCGAGGAGGGGGCACGCATCGTCAACTCGCGCATCGTCGGCCCGGCCGTCGTCGGCGCCGGCACCGTCGTCGAGGACTCCTACGTCGGCCCGTTCACCTCCATCGCACAGAACTGCCGTATCAGCGACAGCGAGTTGGAGTTCTCCATCGTCCTGCGGGACTCCTCGATCCGGGGAGTGGGCCGGATCGAGTCCTCGCTCATCGGCCGGCACGTCGAGGTCACCCCCGCGCCCAGCGTCCCCAGCGCCCACCGACTCGTCCTCGGAGACCACAGCAAGGTGCAGATCCACACATGA
- a CDS encoding SpoIIE family protein phosphatase — MADVVGEGAAGRGTRRLRAEVALKTVAAEPGSPDRLRRLLEQALVFGGATLAAVYAPGEDEDLLCLVESAGVPRTFYGLRDSYPRSGRSAVAGALRTGHARWLGPAELAARTESRRTSGRDFFLAALPTHGDEGGGCLLAVSERPGGFDSNDRECLELIADAVAFPALPAATDGGELPANAFSLAMDTGRVEVGDDILALFGLGPDEFDGKVETLLGLTVPEDLPSLMSVVEADHTALGDRDLEFRVLQPAGPPRWLRLRGRLLPGGEGLPARIVGTVADASTLRAEVTDVARVQRLAAALATAGTVRDVSHAVVTALRGPLRADRIALAELENDRLVVTVLDPPDPESWPQLWRVEWRTEWPDAPVRAMPTLAAALREGRAQIWPAGSPLEPALADVGPGGLAVLPLPAGGRMVGACLIGWDAPHDFGPDERALLTASAGLAGQALLRAHAFDAEHELVGMLQRQLLPRRLPRLPGAEAVARYLPTTAGLEVGGDWYDVIPLPDNHVALVIGDVQGHSAAAATLMGQMRTALRAYAAEGHPPDVVVDHANRLLMDMETDLFATCCYVDVDLEEGSAWCVRAGHPPPVLRHPDGSTEIVEAEGGPPLGVLRQAGFPMSPLGLQPGTVVALTTDGLVESADSDIDTGMARLARELARSDPAHLGLVADALLVGARRSDDIALLLMRYDGMAVRPLRESWTVWRVPQAVGHARRFTRRTLRAWGVLPKDMDAVLLVVSELVTNALVHTDGRVRLDLTFVNRRLRVAVADSSPRTPVKPAGISWEATGGRGILLVEAMAASWGTVPVSGGKQVWSEIVLGG, encoded by the coding sequence ATGGCGGACGTGGTCGGTGAGGGCGCCGCGGGACGCGGAACGAGAAGGCTGCGTGCCGAAGTTGCCCTCAAGACGGTCGCCGCCGAGCCCGGCTCACCGGACCGACTGCGCCGCCTGCTGGAACAGGCCCTCGTCTTCGGCGGAGCGACACTCGCCGCCGTGTACGCGCCGGGCGAGGACGAGGACCTGCTGTGCCTGGTCGAGTCCGCCGGTGTCCCGAGGACCTTCTACGGGCTGCGCGACAGCTACCCGCGCTCGGGCCGGTCCGCGGTGGCCGGCGCCCTGCGCACCGGACACGCACGGTGGCTCGGCCCGGCGGAACTGGCCGCGCGAACGGAGTCCCGACGGACATCCGGCCGGGACTTCTTCCTGGCGGCCCTGCCGACCCACGGCGACGAGGGCGGCGGCTGTCTGCTGGCCGTGAGCGAGCGCCCCGGCGGGTTCGACTCCAACGACCGGGAGTGCCTGGAGCTGATCGCCGATGCCGTCGCCTTCCCCGCCCTGCCTGCGGCAACGGACGGGGGCGAGCTGCCGGCCAACGCGTTCAGCCTCGCCATGGACACCGGCCGCGTCGAGGTCGGCGACGACATCCTGGCGCTGTTCGGTCTCGGCCCGGACGAGTTCGACGGCAAGGTCGAGACGCTGCTGGGCCTCACCGTCCCCGAGGACCTGCCGTCCCTGATGTCCGTCGTAGAGGCCGACCACACGGCCCTCGGCGACCGCGACCTGGAGTTCCGGGTCCTGCAGCCCGCAGGCCCGCCCAGATGGCTCAGGCTGCGCGGGCGTCTGCTGCCGGGTGGCGAGGGACTCCCGGCCCGCATCGTCGGCACCGTCGCCGACGCCTCCACCCTGCGCGCCGAGGTCACCGACGTGGCCCGCGTCCAGCGTCTCGCCGCCGCGCTCGCCACCGCGGGCACCGTCCGCGACGTCAGCCACGCCGTTGTCACCGCTCTGCGGGGGCCGCTGCGCGCCGACCGCATCGCCCTCGCCGAGCTGGAGAACGACCGTCTCGTCGTCACCGTCCTCGACCCGCCCGACCCCGAGTCCTGGCCTCAGCTGTGGCGCGTGGAGTGGCGTACCGAATGGCCGGACGCGCCCGTGCGCGCGATGCCCACCCTCGCCGCCGCCCTGCGCGAGGGCCGCGCCCAGATCTGGCCCGCCGGCAGCCCGCTGGAACCGGCCCTCGCCGACGTCGGCCCCGGCGGCCTGGCCGTCCTGCCGCTGCCCGCCGGGGGCCGGATGGTCGGCGCCTGCCTGATCGGCTGGGACGCCCCGCACGACTTCGGGCCCGACGAGCGCGCCCTGCTCACCGCCTCCGCGGGCCTCGCGGGGCAGGCCCTGCTGCGCGCCCACGCCTTCGACGCCGAACACGAACTCGTCGGCATGCTCCAGCGCCAGCTGCTGCCGCGCCGCCTGCCCCGGCTGCCCGGCGCGGAGGCCGTCGCCCGCTACCTGCCCACCACCGCCGGACTGGAGGTCGGCGGCGACTGGTACGACGTGATCCCGCTGCCCGACAACCACGTCGCCCTGGTCATCGGCGACGTCCAGGGCCACAGCGCGGCCGCCGCCACCCTGATGGGCCAGATGCGCACCGCGCTGCGCGCCTACGCCGCCGAAGGGCACCCCCCGGACGTCGTCGTCGACCACGCCAACCGCCTCCTCATGGACATGGAGACCGACCTCTTCGCCACCTGCTGCTACGTCGACGTCGACTTGGAGGAGGGCTCCGCCTGGTGTGTGCGCGCCGGTCACCCCCCGCCGGTCCTGCGCCACCCGGACGGCAGCACGGAGATCGTCGAGGCGGAGGGCGGCCCGCCGCTCGGCGTGCTGCGGCAGGCCGGCTTCCCGATGAGCCCGCTCGGCCTGCAGCCCGGCACGGTGGTCGCCCTGACCACCGACGGCCTCGTCGAGTCCGCCGACTCCGACATCGACACCGGCATGGCCCGGCTCGCCCGCGAACTCGCCCGCTCCGACCCCGCCCACCTCGGCCTCGTCGCCGACGCCCTGCTCGTGGGCGCCCGCCGCAGCGACGACATCGCCCTGCTCCTGATGCGCTACGACGGCATGGCCGTACGGCCCCTGCGCGAGAGCTGGACCGTCTGGCGCGTACCGCAGGCGGTCGGTCACGCCCGCCGCTTCACCCGACGGACCCTGCGCGCCTGGGGGGTGCTACCAAAGGACATGGACGCCGTCCTGCTCGTCGTCTCCGAACTCGTCACCAACGCCCTCGTGCACACCGACGGCCGGGTCCGCCTCGACCTCACCTTCGTCAACCGCCGGTTGCGCGTGGCGGTCGCCGACTCCTCGCCGCGTACGCCGGTCAAACCGGCCGGCATCAGCTGGGAGGCCACCGGCGGGCGCGGCATCCTCCTGGTCGAGGCGATGGCGGCGTCATGGGGAACCGTGCCGGTCAGTGGCGGAAAACAGGTGTGGAGCGAGATCGTCCTCGGCGGCTGA
- the lanKC gene encoding class III lanthionine synthetase LanKC, with protein MDKRYEVYALADRHFYETPDRLSAGTQGAARLYEAARDEVPEGWTAARIGDWLTLTPLGPDGAPMQGPAQGWKIHASATLANAEKIARIVWDYCVPRGIPFKFVPGPQLLHLRNAKYAGRDSSGKFVTVYPAGEAQLHTVLRELGRLLEGFEGPYILTDLRWGDGPLYVRYGAFARLFVVDDRGSLVPAVRDGEGQLVPDRRAPSFQVPEWVTLPAFLAPQLAARNTTTVGELPYRIEKALHFSNGGGVYAGTDTRDGRKVVLKEGRPHAGLAADGADAVTRLERERQALEQLAGTGVVPEVRDWFLLGEHRFLVMDFVDGRPLNSFFAERHPLIGPDPDPRAVADYTAWALRIHRAVESAVEAVHARGIVFNDLHVFNIMVAPDEESVSLLDFEAAAPVGENGRQVVAHPGFLAPGDRRGVDVDRYALACLRLAMFLPITSLFVVDRDKAAHLADVIMGQFPDVPREFLDEAVAEICRDVTGPERATHSARAASASFVEPGDWPYSRDSMVKALLASATPEREDRLFPGDVAQFSDGGGLGIAHGAAGVLYALAATGAERYDEGERWLLDRTDPPPVGTPLGLYDGLAGVAHVLDMLGHRQRALDLIDTALRERWQRLSSDLRGGLAGLGLVLGGLADATGEPELRERAAEAADILVQRLTAPPTSGARPRAGLLRGASGPALFLLRQYERTGERRLLDAAGEALRQDLACCVEQKGGSLEVDEGWRTMPYLGDGSVGVGMVVDDYLAHAAGSGGGRSERDSGVGIDAFEQARAGILTAATSRFYAQPGLFQGRAGMILHLSRTTAPGADADRLAGQIAGLGWYAMSYQSQLAFPGHQMMRLSMDLGTGTAGCLLALGAALGADAASATPAHLPFLPPPTRHPERGSAT; from the coding sequence ATGGACAAGCGCTACGAGGTGTACGCGCTCGCCGACAGGCACTTCTACGAGACGCCGGACCGGCTGTCCGCGGGCACGCAGGGTGCCGCGCGTCTGTACGAGGCGGCGCGGGACGAGGTCCCCGAGGGCTGGACGGCGGCACGGATCGGCGACTGGCTGACGCTGACGCCGCTCGGCCCGGACGGCGCCCCAATGCAGGGCCCGGCGCAGGGCTGGAAGATCCATGCCTCGGCCACCCTGGCGAACGCGGAGAAGATCGCGCGGATCGTGTGGGACTACTGCGTGCCGCGGGGCATCCCGTTCAAGTTCGTGCCCGGCCCGCAGCTGCTGCATCTGCGCAACGCCAAGTACGCGGGCCGCGACTCCAGCGGCAAGTTCGTCACCGTGTACCCGGCCGGCGAAGCGCAGCTCCACACGGTGCTGCGCGAGTTGGGCCGGCTGCTTGAGGGGTTCGAGGGGCCGTACATCCTCACCGATCTGCGCTGGGGGGACGGTCCGCTGTACGTGCGCTACGGCGCCTTCGCGCGCCTCTTCGTCGTCGACGACCGCGGTTCGCTGGTGCCGGCGGTGCGGGACGGGGAGGGCCAGTTGGTGCCGGACCGGCGGGCGCCGTCGTTCCAGGTGCCGGAGTGGGTGACGCTGCCCGCGTTCCTCGCGCCGCAGCTGGCGGCCCGCAACACCACGACGGTCGGCGAGTTGCCGTACCGCATCGAGAAGGCGCTGCACTTCTCCAACGGCGGCGGGGTGTACGCGGGCACCGACACGCGGGACGGACGCAAGGTGGTCCTCAAGGAAGGCCGGCCGCACGCGGGCCTCGCCGCTGACGGCGCGGACGCCGTGACCCGGCTGGAGCGGGAGCGGCAGGCGCTCGAGCAGCTGGCGGGAACCGGTGTGGTGCCCGAGGTGCGCGACTGGTTCCTGCTCGGCGAACACCGCTTCCTGGTCATGGACTTCGTGGACGGGCGCCCCCTCAACTCCTTCTTCGCCGAACGACACCCGCTGATCGGCCCGGACCCGGATCCGCGCGCCGTGGCCGACTACACGGCCTGGGCCCTGCGCATCCACCGGGCCGTGGAGAGCGCGGTGGAGGCGGTGCACGCGCGCGGGATCGTCTTCAACGACCTGCATGTCTTCAACATCATGGTCGCCCCCGACGAGGAGTCGGTGTCCCTGCTCGACTTCGAGGCGGCGGCCCCGGTGGGCGAGAACGGCCGCCAGGTCGTCGCCCACCCCGGCTTCCTGGCCCCGGGCGACCGCAGGGGCGTCGACGTCGACCGCTATGCACTGGCCTGTCTGAGGCTGGCGATGTTCCTGCCGATCACCTCGTTGTTCGTGGTGGACCGCGACAAGGCGGCGCATCTGGCGGACGTGATCATGGGTCAGTTCCCGGACGTACCACGGGAGTTCCTGGACGAGGCGGTCGCCGAGATCTGCCGGGACGTGACCGGTCCCGAGCGTGCCACGCACTCGGCCCGTGCCGCCTCCGCGTCCTTCGTGGAGCCCGGCGACTGGCCCTACAGCCGCGATTCGATGGTCAAGGCGCTGCTCGCCTCGGCCACCCCGGAGCGTGAGGACCGGCTCTTCCCGGGCGACGTCGCCCAGTTCTCCGACGGCGGCGGGCTGGGCATCGCCCATGGCGCGGCCGGCGTGCTGTACGCCCTGGCCGCGACCGGCGCCGAGCGCTACGACGAGGGCGAACGCTGGCTGCTCGACCGCACCGACCCGCCACCGGTGGGCACTCCGCTCGGCCTGTACGACGGTCTCGCGGGCGTGGCCCACGTCCTCGACATGCTCGGCCACCGGCAGCGGGCCCTGGACCTGATCGACACGGCCCTGCGCGAGAGGTGGCAGCGGCTCTCCTCCGACCTGCGCGGCGGACTGGCCGGGCTGGGGCTGGTCCTCGGCGGGCTCGCCGACGCCACCGGGGAGCCGGAGCTGCGCGAGCGGGCGGCGGAGGCCGCGGACATCCTCGTACAGCGGCTGACCGCACCGCCGACGTCCGGGGCCCGGCCGCGCGCCGGACTGCTGCGGGGCGCGAGCGGGCCCGCGCTGTTCCTGCTGCGCCAGTACGAACGGACCGGCGAGCGGCGGCTGCTGGACGCGGCCGGCGAGGCGCTGCGCCAGGACCTGGCGTGCTGCGTGGAGCAGAAGGGCGGCTCGCTGGAGGTCGACGAGGGCTGGCGGACCATGCCGTATCTGGGCGACGGGAGCGTCGGGGTGGGGATGGTCGTCGACGACTACCTCGCGCACGCCGCCGGCAGCGGAGGCGGGCGCTCCGAGCGGGACTCCGGCGTCGGCATCGACGCCTTCGAGCAGGCCCGCGCCGGCATCCTCACCGCCGCCACCTCACGCTTCTACGCCCAGCCCGGCCTCTTCCAGGGACGCGCCGGGATGATCCTGCACCTCAGCCGCACGACGGCACCGGGCGCGGACGCGGACCGGCTGGCCGGGCAGATCGCCGGGCTCGGCTGGTACGCGATGTCCTACCAGAGCCAACTGGCCTTCCCCGGACACCAGATGATGCGGCTCTCCATGGACCTGGGCACCGGAACGGCCGGCTGCCTGCTCGCGCTCGGAGCCGCCCTCGGCGCCGACGCGGCGAGCGCCACCCCGGCCCACCTGCCCTTCCTCCCGCCGCCGACGCGGCACCCGGAACGCGGCTCCGCCACCTGA
- a CDS encoding SapB/AmfS family lanthipeptide: MALLDLQTMETEEYTGGGSVASLLLCASQASITLCL, from the coding sequence ATGGCACTGCTCGACCTGCAGACGATGGAGACCGAGGAGTACACCGGCGGCGGCAGCGTGGCCAGCCTGCTCCTGTGCGCGAGCCAGGCCAGCATCACGCTCTGTCTCTGA